One genomic window of Elaeis guineensis isolate ETL-2024a chromosome 2, EG11, whole genome shotgun sequence includes the following:
- the LOC105050776 gene encoding probable protein phosphatase 2C 62 isoform X1, protein MTGREILHKMKVKAGFGSSTSETGKGKSKISGKDIRHGYHLVKGKSSHPMEDYLVAEFKKVGDHELGLFAIFDGHLGHDVPNYLRSHLFENILREPEFWSDTEGAIRKAYKITDSKILEKAVELGRGGSTAVTAILIDGVKLVVANVGDSRAVICKNAVAKQLSIDHEPNRERQDIEGKGGFVSNIPGDVPRVDGQLAVARAFGDRSLKVHLSSEPDVGEEMIDDGTEMLILASDGLWKVMSNQEAVDAIKDIKDAQAAAKHLTEAAVARKSSDDISCIVVRFN, encoded by the exons ATGACGGGAAGAGAGATCTTGCACAAGATGAAG GTTAAGGCTGGGTTTGGTTCATCAACATCAGAAACCGGAAAAGGCAAGAGCAAGATATCAGGCAAGGATATCAGACATGGATATCACTTGGTGAAGGGGAAATCAAGTCATCCAATGGAGGACTATCTAGTGGCAGAATTCAAAAAAGTGGGTGATCATGAGTTGGGTCTGTTTGCTATTTTTGATGGTCACTTGGGCCATGATGTTCCAAATTACCTGCGCTCTCATCTATTTGAAAACATCTTGAGAGAG CCTGAATTTTGGAGTGACACAGAAGGTGCCATTAGGAAAGCATATAAAATAACTGACAGTAAAATATTGGAGAAAGCAGTTGAGCTGGGAAGAGGGGGTTCTACTGCAGTTACGGCTATATTGATAGATGGTGTGAAGCTTGTGGTAGCCAATGTTGGAGATTCACGAGCAGTGATTTGCAAGAATGCTGTTGCTAAACAACTTTCCATTGATCATGAACCAAACAGGGAGCGTCAAGATATCGAGGGCAAGGGTGGTTTTGTGTCAAATATTCCTG GAGATGTACCACGTGTGGATGGGCAGCTGGCCGTGGCCAGAGCCTTTGGAGACCGCAGCTTGAAAGTACATCTCAGTTCCGAGCCAGATGTGGGGGAAGAGATGATAGATGATGGCACAGAGATGCTAATCCTTGCAAGCGATGGTTTATGGAAG GTGATGTCCAACCAGGAGGCAGTGGATGCGATCAAAGATATAAAGGATGCTCAGGCGGCAGCCAAACATCTGACAGAGGCAGCTGTTGCCCGGAAGAGCTCAGATGACATCTCTTGTATAGTTGTAAGGTTCAATTAA
- the LOC105050776 gene encoding probable protein phosphatase 2C 62 isoform X2, translating to MTGREILHKMKVKAGFGSSTSETGKGKSKISGKDIRHGYHLVKGKSSHPMEDYLVAEFKKPEFWSDTEGAIRKAYKITDSKILEKAVELGRGGSTAVTAILIDGVKLVVANVGDSRAVICKNAVAKQLSIDHEPNRERQDIEGKGGFVSNIPGDVPRVDGQLAVARAFGDRSLKVHLSSEPDVGEEMIDDGTEMLILASDGLWKVMSNQEAVDAIKDIKDAQAAAKHLTEAAVARKSSDDISCIVVRFN from the exons ATGACGGGAAGAGAGATCTTGCACAAGATGAAG GTTAAGGCTGGGTTTGGTTCATCAACATCAGAAACCGGAAAAGGCAAGAGCAAGATATCAGGCAAGGATATCAGACATGGATATCACTTGGTGAAGGGGAAATCAAGTCATCCAATGGAGGACTATCTAGTGGCAGAATTCAAAAAA CCTGAATTTTGGAGTGACACAGAAGGTGCCATTAGGAAAGCATATAAAATAACTGACAGTAAAATATTGGAGAAAGCAGTTGAGCTGGGAAGAGGGGGTTCTACTGCAGTTACGGCTATATTGATAGATGGTGTGAAGCTTGTGGTAGCCAATGTTGGAGATTCACGAGCAGTGATTTGCAAGAATGCTGTTGCTAAACAACTTTCCATTGATCATGAACCAAACAGGGAGCGTCAAGATATCGAGGGCAAGGGTGGTTTTGTGTCAAATATTCCTG GAGATGTACCACGTGTGGATGGGCAGCTGGCCGTGGCCAGAGCCTTTGGAGACCGCAGCTTGAAAGTACATCTCAGTTCCGAGCCAGATGTGGGGGAAGAGATGATAGATGATGGCACAGAGATGCTAATCCTTGCAAGCGATGGTTTATGGAAG GTGATGTCCAACCAGGAGGCAGTGGATGCGATCAAAGATATAAAGGATGCTCAGGCGGCAGCCAAACATCTGACAGAGGCAGCTGTTGCCCGGAAGAGCTCAGATGACATCTCTTGTATAGTTGTAAGGTTCAATTAA